GCCCCGGCTTCAGCGACTTTATGGTCTACCCGTGGAAGTGGGGAGAGAACGCCCACAATGTGACCCTGAGCCCGGGCTCAGGGAGTGGAGCCGCGTCCCCTACCGGGACTCAGACGGCTAGGGAAGCGGACACAGCTCCTTCACCTGAGCAGATCAAGGTAAACCGCTTATGTAAAAGTTTGTCTTGATACTCTTTAAAAAGTGACATGGCTGGATGTCGTACAGTCTGAGCGCAACCTAAAAGCAGAAAGtatttttaagtattttaatacttatatatttttttaatgcagagaCTGCTAACAACAGTGTAAGACGTCTAAAAGAGCATTTGCAACTTAATTCATTGATATGTTGAAGAAGGTCTGAAAGGACATAGCATGTGTATAACAGGCGCAATAACCCGTACAAAGTTATCACAGCAGAACAGCACGATCAGAATGAACACctccttttttttgtaaagttaTATATTCTCTTGAAATGTGATTACTTAAAACAGAGTCGGCCTCAATATGGCGTCATATAGAGTCATTTAAAAAACGCCCGCGCATTAGGGTGTGACTCCGTGGATTTTAAACCCCAGTTCCTGAATCTGGAGCAGCTGCTCCAATATGACGTGTAGTCGCGCGCCAAAAATGTAACCGGATGTGAATGAATTATAATGAACGTGCCGCTCAGCTACAGTGTAACACGTGAGCTAATTAAATGAAGTCAGACTGACACGTTGATACATTGTATGAAATGCAGTAAATGAGTATTTTATGTGAATCATGTGTTCTAAGTGTATTAGATTATGAAGCAGTGAAAACAGTTTGTCCTTGGTTTGGCATATTATACCCTGCTTTGTCTCAAAGCTGTTGCACCATAGGTGTTCATTCATCCAAAGTCCTTTGATAAGTCTGATAGGGCCAGAGCAATGATTCTGTGTGTTCTCGCTGTCAGGATGGTATCCGCAGAGGCCGGCCACGGGCGGACACAGTCCGGGAGCTGATAAGCGAGGGGGAGACTTCATCTAGCCGTATCCGTTGTAACATCTGCAACCGAGTGTTTCCCAGAGAGAAGTCTCTCCAGGCCCATAAGAggacacacacaggtgagagaAGTCTGCTGACCCATTATAAATTGCTTTAATACATGTGCTTCACCTGTCACGGCACAAAATATGAAACCCTGTGGTCCCTGTTCTGAATTTAAAAGCACTGTCTAGTAATTACTAAAGTATTAAGTAACCACAGTTTTTCCACTAACTAACCCACCCCCCAACTCAATTACCCAACTTGTTGGATGAATAAAGTATCTTATCTTGTTTCACCCCAGGTGAGAGGCCTTATCTGTGTGACTACCCAAACTGTGGGAAGGCATTTGTCCAGAGTGGACAGCTGAAGACCCACCAGCGCCTGCACACTGGGGAAAAACCCTTTGTTTGCTCTGAGAAAGGTGGGTGTGAAacgtagttttttttttaaagaaaagaccaTGCAGTTAgccttttaaaaaagtattatcACAAACAGCAAACTGAAAGTTTTCACCTTTAGTGTCTTCAAGGTACTTTCCATTAAGATGAAATGTGGTTTATTTACTATGACTGACTAGAGCCTTAAACTAATACTTGGAAAGTACCTGGGAAACGAAACTGACAGTGTAACAGTCTGCTGTAATTTCATGTACTATCTAAAAATCATTACTGTTGCTATGTGACTTATAAAAAGTCATATTTGAGTAAACATCATTActcattaatttattaatagtAATCCATTCCAAGAAGACTGAAGTACTGTTGTGTACTGTTTATAACAGTAGTAAACCACAAAAATGTTGTGCACTACACATTTTAACTatgtaaaaatgacaaaaacctcCAGTCATTTTCTGCAGTTATTCAGACTTGATGCTTCCTCTGCAGGATGTGGCAATCGGTTCACACATGCTAACCGACACTGCCCCAAGCATCCTTTCTCCCGTCTGAAGAGGGAAGAACCAAAGGAGGGTCTGGGGAAGGCTCAGTCTGTGGATAACAAGGCTGTGGCAGAGTGGCTGGCAAAGTAAGTGAAAGTAGGCTCATATGTACAAAAGCTGGACCGTGAGGAAGATTTGCACATTTAaatagctttttttgtttgttttgtttacattgTATGGTAATGTGCTCTTTATCCTCGCAGGTACTGGCGAACCCGTGAGCAGCGTGCCCCTACAACCACCAAGGTGAAGCCACAGGGCAAGGCTAGAGGGCAGGACCAGGAGCAGCAGGATCCAATGGAGTTTCTCCAGTCTGATGAAGAGAACGGGGAAGAAGAGACCgtagaggaggagaagagcacCCAGGGAGGAGCAGCCAAGCGCCGCCTCCAGGAGCAACGAGAGCGACTCCACGGCGCTCTGGCGCTCATCGAGCTGGCTAACAACCTGTCTGCCTGAACGAACACCCATCCCACTTCCTCATCCCGGACTCCCATTCCCTGCCCTCGTATCTCCATCCCAGTCCGCCTTCCTGTTACATGTGCTGCCGCTAAAATTCTTCCTAAAATGCAGATCAACaagtagtttagtttttttcctgTAAAGTTGTGAAAACAGACTTTGTAAAAGAGCTGGATTGGCTTGAGATCAGTGTTACACAGGTATCTGTTCCCACACACATTATCAGGAAGGCACAAGCTAAAGCACCTTATTCAGCTTCAATTTTATCCTTTTTAGGCTGCTATAATTGTAGATTTGACAATATGAAGaatgtctttctttcttctgtcttctaaagacaaagaaaggatACCTatcatgttttggttttgtttgcaCTTTggtaacaagtttttttttaagtatattGTGAGTATAAGAGTGTGTATGACTGTATATATGGATTAAGCTCAGATGGACGGAATGATACAGGGTGTGGTCAGCCATAGGAAATGTTGAGTTCAACTGTCAGATGGCGTCTCACCATGTTCCCAGGTTTCATCTCTGGTGCTATAAGCACAATTTCACTGCCACTGATGACAGCAGTGGCAGTAGAAATGGACTGAGAAAGGTTCAGCTAGTTTTTTGCCTCACAGGTACAACTTTATTTAAGGGCAAAGGTGGACAAGAGGGAAGTCAGGGAAGATGGAAAAGTCTGACATTATATGACACGGGCCATTTTTATATGTGTGATCATTGCAACCCTAATCCGCAGGTCTGATCAggtacaagcttttaaaaaaaatcaaatttttaCAGTTGACGCTTGTCTAAATATATACATGTAACTATTTTCTCAACAGTAACAGACAAGCATAACACTCATTTTCTAAATACAGTCTACCAGATTCTACAGTGTTCAAAGGTTCCAAGTAGTTTttaaacacacaggaaaacattTAGATTTTGTGGTTTTCCTCGTAACAAGTTTGCGAAACCAAAAAGTGTTTTCAACTAGGTGGGAGATGTTTTACAATGCGTGTCAGTCACCTTTTATATTAAAAGCTGGCTGACTAGTTTTGATATGGGAACAGTACCATAGTAGTGGGtggcagttttttttatatatgtatctCATTACAAGTCATTTTTTCCATATGTTTGATTAACTCATAAAAGGGAAATATTGCAACACAAAATATCCCACGTTTGTAAAACACACATTTGGGCATCTCATTGGTTTTTATGAAGTACTTGGAGCCCCCATCAAGTCTTGGATTAAGTTTGCAATGCACTGAATATTAGGTTGCCTTGCCCAGAAGAAATGGCACTTGTTTATCGTAAACTGATGTGTAgtggatttttgtgttttttttccctgaagcAACACTACATCTCTTAACACTGTAAGAAGCCCTTCACAAGTGCCCTGCCTCTgttttggggaaacctgcaccAGAAAGCCGTCACTCGAGAAGTCAAGCgaatttgatttttgttttttttttaagtaatggtgAAACTGGAAGCCAAGTGGATTGTTGATAATCAGTAAACCAAATGATTTATTCTAGCCAATTAGAATATACCTGGAAGCATTTTACCCTTTGTTTATATTTCGGTTTGAGAAAGATTAAGGCATTTAATATATACATGTAGTTTTAGAATATCGAGTGCACAATTTACAGAGAGCTTTGAAATTTTAATTTGTAGTTTCAGTTTTCCCCACTGCTAACATCCTCCATCAGTTTTCATATTTAAGTGTGTAGGGCGATCCTGCTTGCTTGGTAGATATACTACATGTTTTAAAGTACAAATTTTCTCTCACAGGCTGTCCACACTGTTCTGTCATTGTTGATCTTCAATAAACATTCACTGAACCTGACCCAGGATTTACCCCTTTCTTGTCCATTTGTTCATTGTGTAAAAGCATAATGAAATAGATGGAACCTGGAATATACTTGGAAagcattttattgattttatttttttgcttattAACGCACATAAGTGCTGAAGTAATATCATGCTCCAATATGGAGCAGACCAGCGCCACCAAGTGGTGAAATCCCTTTAGACGACAGAGTACTTTCCTGCTGATTCCTCGGAGATCTGAAGCTTCAGCTTTTGTGCTCCTTCTGTGTCACTTCCAGATGGTTTCTTGTTGTTGAAGGTCATATATGAGTACATTAGTCCACCTGACATACTGAAAACCAAAAAGATAAAAGCAATGAATTTTAAGTGTATGTTATATAATTGCTGCTTAGCCAAGAGAGACTAAAAAAATGTTCAAGGAAACAAAATCTGCAGACTAAACTACATTTATCAGATAATGCCTAATCTTCACTTTCAATCAATATTTTGCTCTAGATTGGAATTTGGCTTGGGAAGGATTTTAATCTGCTGTTCTTATTCAACATAACATACTGTGTGACTTTGTGAAGAAATATGGCCTCTTATAGAGTCACGCTGAACTCTGTAGTCAGGAACAGAAAATAGCATTTAAGTCTTATTACTCACCAAATGCTGAGGCCCAGGAAATTAGTCCAAGAGAACAGGTAGTCTCCACCCACAAACATGCCAATATAGGCCACTGCAACATTCTGAGGAAAAGGTAAAAATTTGTTCACTTTAGTATCATTGTGTTGGAaataaggaaaaacaaaaacaaaaaaacaatcttaGTAAATCCCTCCACCTCTCCATCACCATGGGTcaagaaaaaaggaggaaattTTTTGCTGTGGATTTCAGTCAACAGTTTTTCAAACTCTTAATATTTGGACTttgtacaattaaaaaaaactaatatcAGTGTGCTCTTACCTTTACTGCCCCAACTACTGTGGTTGTAAGTGCTGAGTTATAATGGCTGCAGAGGACGATGGAATACATCAGCACGAACCTAAAGAAAATtaggagaaaagcaaaacagcTTTGAGCAGCGATCTAACATCTGGGCCATTCCATCGTCCAGCCTCCCACTCAACACCCTCAGATTCAACAATATCTTTATTTGTGCAAATATTTTAGTATATTTAATAAAGGTTGACAAAATTCTGCCTTCACACTATGAATATTTTCCAAGTTATAGGCCCTCAAAATATACGGAAGGGTGGGTAGAACATATGCCCTTTCAACTTAGTCTCTTTTTTACCTACAATCATACCATATTCACCCCCTAGCCATCTCCCCTTCTGTGTCAGAATAATTTTCATCACATCCTAGTTATCTTTGATCAATTTTATATAGAATGACCGACTCAAGAAAGTTTGATTTCTACAATAACTGAACAGTTTGGACTGGATTATAGTGACATACCCCATTAAGCATGACATAaggaaacaaaagacaaatgcgCCTTTCACCCAGTCTTCAAATGTGACTGCCTGTGGATCAAAACAAAGGGTGGTAACAGGATACAGTTTCTGgcacagaaaaccaaaaaacaacaataaatagcGATAATGCACCTGATCACAGTTTACCTTGTGTAAATCTCCAGTAAACGCACTTGCCAAGACAGTAGGAATGACAATTATTAATGCATTGTAAAACAGGACCCCATACTTCCCAAGACCCTTGACAAAAAGAAGGAGGAAAACAAATGTAAACAGAGCAAACACTATGTTATGCAATGGGCACATTTCAAAGTATTGAGAATGTTAACATTTTACTCCTGTGAGGCACATGCATCATTAGATGTTCGCAACactatgcatttaaaaaaaaaaaaaaaaaaggttaaaaaatgtGCGAATCCCACGATTCTGCTTTTAGATATAAAGACGCTGCTAGTGTGGAGCTGCAATGATCAAAGGATATTTGTGAACAACACCAAAGccttctgttttgttgtttaaaaagaTGATGCTCAGCTTTCTTTTCTaatattcttcttctttcagctgttaCTTTGGGGttaccacagcagatcatctgcctccactcCTAGCATCCTCCGTTGTCACATCAGCCCTCTGCATATCCTTCTTTACTACATCCATGAATTTTCTCTGGGGTCTTCATCTTTTCCTTCTGCCTAGCAGCTCTatcttcagcatcctttgtccagATAAATCCACCCTCCTCCGCCCCATGTCCAAACAATTTAAGCCTTGCCTCTTTAACTTGGTTTGCACACTGCTCAGCCTGAGCTGTCCCACCTGTAGCTCCAACTCTGTCACAAATCACACTTGACACGTGTCTCCACCCAATCCACTCTGCCTGCACACTCTCCTTCACTGTGCATTGCTTTGGATGGCTGTTCCCCCTTTTTCTTGGCAGCACAGCTGTGCAGtataattgttttttgttttttttcttcaaacaaCACCTGGACAGAGATATAGCTACTAAGGCAGCAATGCTCAAATTGTCTCTGTTTTTCTACGGAACAGGAAATCCTACCTTATCACCAAGTTTCTTCTTGGTGTACACTCCACTGGCAGCAGTGAATGCATCATTAAGCAGGATGAATGTATAGCCCTCCACATCAAAGGCCAGGTCTGAACTATAGGAGACAATAGTTTTTGCAGTTCATGGAGAAATACAATTACAAaagtaatttaaataaaaacaaaaagcaaaactataCCTTGCAGCAATCATAGCACCAAATACTATGGTCACAACACTGTACACAAGACGCTTTGGAAATGTTTTTCTGAAAATGGAGATAAAGAGGACAAAACAGGCATATGTTATTGGACACTTCCGTTGTTAAATCTTTTTTATCTCACATTCTACACTGAAAGCTCTCACATTGTTTAACTCCATTAACAAATCCATTAGAAACCTCTTCATGTAAGGTACTTTAAGAAATTTCAGACCAAATCAGATGAGATAAGGCCCTAAAGTGCTTCAAGGCTCTAACAGTAATACATAATTAGAATAATTACTTACCTTAGTATATACGCTTCCAAGATCATTGTCATCAATATAGTGAATTTCCGCAAAACTGTAAACATGGGTAAACTGTAACAGATAACACGGTTTCGGGAAGACCGCATAAATGAGTACTGAgaaaattttaactaaatttaagGAATAAATGTGATGCAAATGAACTGGTAAAACCTGAGTTTTTTGGTGCTTGCCAGGCCTGTAACATGGTTCCCAACGTACAGCAAAGGGAGGGGGAAAATCTGGgcataacaaacaaaaagatttaTAGATcacaaaatacattaaataaagAATTAATTGAGATATGATAATGGGGTGAGGGTGCTTACTTTTAAGAGAACATTCTTGTCGAAATCTTGAAACTGCACCGTTTTGCTCTTTTTGGCCGCATAAAGAACAATAACAGTGGTGATCATCTGAAAGGACAATAAAATGagtttgtatttgtttattattagtGGAgtgtgggtgggaggtattcaCACCTGGACAACTTACCTGTCCAATTCCCAGACACAAGTAGGAGGGAAATCTGCAAAGtcaacacacaaacagcagaagACTTAAATATAACTCGACAACAGAGAATAAGCTATTGTTACAAGCTTCCTTTATCTGTGAACTTAACAATTTTTTTGCTTCCGTCCTTCGACTATGAATAAATTAGTGATATCCCTACAAAGCGACACCTACCTGAAAGTTGTCAACACGGTTTTGTTCACTACGGTAATAAGCAACGAACTTCCGGCATAAAACAGTGCAGAGAGAAGTTTGAGCAAAGCGGAGTGTTCCACAGTTTCTTCACAGGGTTCCAAAGACATAGTTACATACTGTGAATGAAGCTTTTAGCGTTTAAAATTAGGCTTGGGTTGATTCTGGTCGAGTGGCGACTTTCGTTCAGCTGCCGTTTCCTGTCCACCAGTCGTAAATGGCCACATAGCAAAAGAAAGGGTAGGCGGTCTTTTACAACTATTACATAATTCAGGAGATGGGTCGAGCTGAAGCCAAATTGTTTCGCCTGTCTTTAAAGTGTCAGGCCCATTTTCACTTAATAGGAATCGAAAAGAAAAGCACACTGTTACAAAATAAAGCGCAGACGTTCCAAATAGTTTACATGAGTTTTTATAGAgtttataaatgaaatgtaaacagtttagggagaaaaaaaggacaaagacTCGGTAATCACAGTACAACACAAAGTTAGTTAAACAACAGAAATACCAGTCTGTCCAGTTAAGAAACATAAAGCAACGTGAATCAGTTTCACCTGATTTGGAGCAAATTAAAGTGAGAACAGGTGCACTGGAGCGGCAACAAGGACCCCCCTTTAGGACAGGGACACACCATTATCACGGTTGATTTTAATCAGGCAAACCTCCAGTCTTTCCTGCCTACATTCTAACACAATGTAAGATGTATGACGACAGGGGGAagcatttacacacatacaacaTAAGAGAGCCACACAGCTCCCAGACCTAGACCAGTCTGACCACCTCTCTCTTCTCCACTCACCTGAGCTGAAAAGGGGGATCAGGTCAGCTCTGCACTACCTGGGAGTGCTCAGAAGGAACAACATCTTTGAGAAGCTGCTGGTGACCTTCTATCGCTCAGCCGTTGAGAGCATCTTTACATATGTGGTTCACTCACTGCATCCAGGCTCAGTGGAAGAGGCTTCAGAGGTCACTTGTTTGAGTTGCTGTCCTCTAGGGGGCGCTACAGGTCAGTCCAAACCAGGATTAACAGTCtcagaaacacattttcttttcacaaGCCATTACTGTACAAATTTCACATCAGTAGTTCTCACATCACACATCACCACACATGTGTATATGATGGTACTTTTggatttgttttcattgttatttATTCTAAATGCTACTACGAAGGAGCTGCTTCTAATCTTTTTGAACATCTGATATTTAATGTCAATAAAGgactctgattctgattttgaaCAGGCAGGCGATgcctattgattttttttctcgagttttgtttttattattgtccTTGTCATGGCTTTGCATGGCCTGCAAAGGTTGTCCAGCTCCTCTAGGATGATACATCCATACATTCTACTGCAAcaaggtttgctgtgtcccccagtGCAATCTTAAGACTGTGAAGGAGATACCAGGAGACCGACTGCTGCACAAGAAGCTGGACAGGAGCATAGTAGGGCATCGACACAGCAGCTGGATGATCTGCCAAAAAGTTACTGCCAAATATTGAATTAGCTTTTTATGTATAATGTTGTTATTTATATTGGTAAATAATAGTCAGCATGATTTATCCaggataaaataaagaaaatacctGTTTTGTCATAGGTATCCTCACAAATCTTCACTATTTTATCTACTCTGCATTCTACATCATAATCAATCCAATCCTTTTGGGCAACTTGAAATATATTTGTAGAGCTGTTATATGttatatttgttgcaatttctgcTGCCCTCTTGGACACATCgctgtatataaaaaaatgcattttaaatatcAATGAGACTTTTtacctgaataaataaaagacatgtactttgccaaaaactgattgtggGCAGCATCTAGCTTGTGACAGAGATATTGTTTCTGGCTCAAAATTACTtactatactttttttttttttttaaacaaataccaGTATTTACTTTTTGACAGATGATCACTTGTTCAAGGAGGAACAGAAGCAGTGTTGCCAGAGTCTTACAAATCACCCCCAGTGAGCTACTTGTGAGCATCTTTATGATTCTTTTTGAGACATCAGGAAAAAGTCCTGATAGCTTTAATCGGGACCTGTGCTCACAGCCCAACACCAACACAGGTAAAATTGATTCACAATGTGTCGAAGTGGACAGATGGCTGTGTGTTATACTGTATTGTACTGTTGTACTATGTACTTGTAAAAAATGGCCCCAAAAACAGGGCCTAGTGTATTATTACAAAACACAagaactttttaatttttaatttttaattgtaATAGACCAAATTCAACATATCATTGTTGGTACACAAAagcttatttttccttttatgcaAAATTGTACCTTAAAGAGGTTTATTTCAATACATTGTACTATGAAGACAATTTCAGGTCTGCACATGTTTGAGCAAAAGTTCTCTTTAATCTGCAAATATGAATTTATCTCTGGTGTCAGCTGATCTTAAAATAATGCCAGGCTGCCTTGTGTTTGGTTACATacctgtatatatgtatatttaatgtactctgtgtttctctttttttctcaggcTAATGTGCTCTGATTACATATAAAGAAATCCAAGATAAGCAGCCTAAATGCACATTACATGGCATTGTCAGCGAAGCTTTTCTCTTAcgtgtttattctttttttcttcttttttttttttgaagtagGGGCATTGACTGTGAATACATTTTATTCACTGTATAACTTAATAGATAAATTACACATAATTGTGCGGCACTTTGGTGCTCAGCTCTAGGCTGAAACCTGCCTGATCTGTGCCAAGTTAAACATTACCAGACAAAAAGTGGTTATCATGCTTCAGTAGGCAAGTAAGCAAAGCTCTTATTTCTGGAAGTGTCTACCGGACTGTGCTGCACCCATAAATGTActgttttgtgtatttgaacATATTTTCCCACAGTGAGCAGtgggacttttttttaaagtatgctGTTATCAGCAGGTGTGTATGGAAAAGTTTTTCTGAGATATTAAAGTGTTGATACCAAGACAAGAGAAGTTTGCTTGAGACAACTGAATATTAAATAGATTGGTTCTTACATACAGCTTGCCTCCTTTACTCATTCACATCCATTCACACAAgaacttttttctatgcttttttttttctatgtacGTGCTTTCTATTTAACCTTCAAACACATTCATACTCAAATGGATGCATCTGTGAGTAACTTGAGATTTGCCCAAGGAGATTTGGCCTGCAAACTGGGAGCAGCCATGGATCAAACCACCTGTTTCCtgttctacctcctgagctacaaaAAATAAGGATATATTGTACATTGTGCATATACAGAAGAAATGTGAGATGCCTTATCTTGCTAGCTTGGTATAGGAAGTAAATTAAATATATGATAATTGTCTGTTGGCATGTTTCTGAATATACTTGCTTTGGCAAACATGCATACCTGAATTCCTGCAGTTGAGCAGTCTATGGAAAAATCCCTATGAGTGTTTCCACAAGATGGTGCTGTAGCATCAGGCTCGTGTTTGACGGTGCCAGGGAAACTCTTTGAATGATTGGCAGCTGTtcacaaaatcagtttgtaCCTTTACTTCACTCTCAGCAGAAAAGTTACAAGTGCAGGTCTGCTTTGTTATAAATCTCTCCTTTAAAAGCCCTTCTCATCATTTTCACTTcacaataaacaaaactgatCCCCTTTCGAAGACCTTTTCCACATAGTTCCTGCTCCTCTTAAACGGGATGAGTCAATTCTTTATGACAGTTTTGAGTGCTGATGAATGCGTGCCTGGAGAACAATGACATGGGATTAAATTGTGGGCAGAAGTTCAACTGTGCGAAGCTGTGACATGtttttgtgtatatgtgtgtgtctctgtgtgtgtgggggttaAGTTTACCTATACCCTCATCTGACACCGTGTTTTTCCTCTGTGAACTTTAATAAACTCTTTCTCTTGTTATTTAACTGTATAACtatgataaaataaaattaaacttcTACTCAGTGGAAACTTTCTTTATAATTAGAATAACCACCACTGGAGAAACCTGCTTTGACTTGAATACACTCATATGGGAAAGTATTTATGATTGTTTCCGATCCTTTGTGACTCGAGG
This region of Pelmatolapia mariae isolate MD_Pm_ZW linkage group LG12, Pm_UMD_F_2, whole genome shotgun sequence genomic DNA includes:
- the znf367 gene encoding zinc finger protein 367, with the protein product MAESKHPHVIFCNDSPKRVLVSVIKTTPIKPRKAEAITPTSPGFSDFMVYPWKWGENAHNVTLSPGSGSGAASPTGTQTAREADTAPSPEQIKDGIRRGRPRADTVRELISEGETSSSRIRCNICNRVFPREKSLQAHKRTHTGERPYLCDYPNCGKAFVQSGQLKTHQRLHTGEKPFVCSEKGCGNRFTHANRHCPKHPFSRLKREEPKEGLGKAQSVDNKAVAEWLAKYWRTREQRAPTTTKVKPQGKARGQDQEQQDPMEFLQSDEENGEEETVEEEKSTQGGAAKRRLQEQRERLHGALALIELANNLSA
- the slc35d2 gene encoding nucleotide sugar transporter SLC35D2 produces the protein MSLEPCEETVEHSALLKLLSALFYAGSSLLITVVNKTVLTTFRFPSYLCLGIGQMITTVIVLYAAKKSKTVQFQDFDKNVLLKIFPLPLLYVGNHVTGLASTKKLSLPMFTVLRKFTILMTMILEAYILRKTFPKRLVYSVVTIVFGAMIAASSDLAFDVEGYTFILLNDAFTAASGVYTKKKLGDKGLGKYGVLFYNALIIVIPTVLASAFTGDLHKAVTFEDWVKGAFVFCFLMSCLMGFVLMYSIVLCSHYNSALTTTVVGAVKNVAVAYIGMFVGGDYLFSWTNFLGLSICMSGGLMYSYMTFNNKKPSGSDTEGAQKLKLQISEESAGKYSVV